In one window of Fibrobacter sp. UWH4 DNA:
- a CDS encoding radical SAM protein: MTSPFLHVPLHVLLVGSNFCRPNEPRDAYGASCLVSAFRNSPTNAGDTLDVFTSDLNRFQKMNGDFNIDWNLVASEVVTRALIGGYNIVAFSVFAWCEKMVALAGAELRRRAPGIFIMLGGASIFGSEAELRRRFPFADMFTLSYGEKIFANLRRYINQGVARVMDLPRFGDLESPYLSGAISLDGGVNTVRAETRRGCSFRCSFCKHRDTLSGKVYRIDNYERHLDELKLFKERGVKKLNVLDPLFNDYEGHGEQYLKLIRKVGFTGKVTLQIRPELLTERFMEEASLNSNVSFEIGVQSLDPTVLKTIQRGGHKTEAQLREKLDRCRKLGIATMVTLIYGLPRQTYDSFARDIGIVKSYGVGKVGAFPLQVYEGTKLADDIGLYGLTLKEDAFGIPEVVDNPTHDFEKMQKLAETI, encoded by the coding sequence ATGACTTCCCCCTTCCTTCACGTTCCGCTTCACGTGTTGCTCGTGGGCAGCAATTTCTGCCGCCCAAATGAGCCGCGCGACGCCTATGGCGCAAGTTGCCTTGTCTCTGCATTCCGGAACAGCCCGACCAATGCGGGTGATACGCTTGACGTGTTCACCAGTGACCTGAATCGCTTTCAAAAGATGAACGGCGATTTCAATATCGACTGGAATCTTGTAGCAAGCGAGGTTGTTACCAGGGCGCTCATTGGCGGGTACAACATAGTCGCGTTCAGCGTTTTCGCCTGGTGCGAAAAGATGGTCGCGCTCGCCGGCGCAGAACTTCGCCGACGTGCTCCGGGCATCTTCATCATGCTGGGCGGAGCCTCTATTTTCGGGAGCGAGGCAGAACTCCGCAGACGCTTTCCGTTCGCGGATATGTTCACGCTCAGTTATGGCGAAAAGATATTCGCGAACTTGCGCCGCTATATCAACCAGGGCGTTGCCCGCGTGATGGATTTGCCCAGGTTCGGGGATCTTGAATCCCCCTACCTTTCGGGCGCCATATCTCTTGACGGTGGCGTCAATACTGTGCGTGCAGAAACCCGCCGCGGTTGCTCTTTCCGCTGTTCGTTCTGCAAGCATCGCGATACGCTTTCGGGCAAGGTGTACCGCATCGACAATTACGAGCGTCATCTTGACGAACTCAAGTTGTTCAAGGAACGCGGCGTGAAAAAGTTGAATGTTCTGGACCCGCTCTTCAACGATTATGAAGGGCACGGGGAACAGTACCTAAAGCTGATCCGCAAGGTTGGTTTCACTGGAAAGGTTACGCTGCAGATTCGCCCGGAACTGTTGACGGAGCGCTTTATGGAAGAGGCTTCGCTGAACTCGAACGTGAGTTTCGAAATAGGCGTGCAGAGCCTTGATCCGACGGTGCTCAAGACTATTCAGCGTGGTGGCCACAAGACCGAAGCGCAACTTCGCGAGAAACTGGACCGTTGCAGGAAACTTGGTATAGCGACGATGGTCACCCTGATTTACGGGCTTCCGCGGCAGACCTACGATTCCTTCGCCCGCGATATCGGTATAGTCAAGAGCTACGGTGTCGGGAAGGTGGGGGCGTTTCCCTTGCAGGTTTACGAAGGGACGAAACTTGCCGACGACATTGGGCTGTATGGCCTCACCTTGAAAGAGGATGCGTTCGGAATCCCCGAAGTGGTCGACAATCCCACCCACGATTTCGAGAAGATGCAGAAGCTCGCGGAAACCATCTAG
- the sfsA gene encoding DNA/RNA nuclease SfsA, whose translation MQYGKIVKATFVSRPNRFIAHVNIEGQKTVVHVKNTGRCRELLLPGAVVYLEQSTNPARKTPYDLIAVEKVTPRGTVLVNMDSQAPNKVAAEWIRANKRRFPKLQLVRPEYTFGNSRFDFYIEFAGRKMFLEVKGVTLEHDGFATFPDAPTERGIKHLTELTRIKSERVTAEDGTSYECGVLFLIQMKGCKRFGPDDNIHPEFGKALRNARKAGVEIFVIDCKVAPDSLVADKPVTLIL comes from the coding sequence ATGCAGTACGGAAAAATTGTAAAGGCAACATTCGTTTCTCGGCCAAACCGCTTTATAGCCCACGTGAACATTGAGGGGCAAAAGACCGTGGTTCATGTGAAAAATACAGGCCGTTGTCGGGAACTTTTGTTACCCGGTGCGGTTGTTTACCTTGAACAGTCCACGAATCCTGCCCGCAAGACTCCTTACGACCTGATTGCGGTGGAGAAGGTTACGCCTAGAGGCACGGTTCTCGTAAACATGGACAGCCAGGCCCCCAACAAGGTGGCGGCAGAATGGATTAGAGCAAACAAGCGGCGTTTCCCAAAATTGCAGCTGGTTCGCCCTGAATACACCTTCGGGAACTCTCGGTTCGATTTCTACATCGAATTCGCGGGCCGCAAGATGTTTTTAGAAGTGAAGGGCGTCACCCTGGAGCACGATGGTTTCGCCACCTTTCCTGACGCCCCTACAGAAAGAGGAATTAAGCACCTGACGGAATTAACCCGCATAAAATCGGAACGTGTGACCGCCGAAGACGGCACTTCCTACGAATGCGGCGTCCTGTTTCTCATTCAAATGAAGGGATGCAAGCGTTTTGGCCCCGACGACAATATCCATCCTGAATTCGGCAAGGCGCTTCGAAACGCCCGGAAGGCGGGTGTGGAAATTTTTGTGATTGACTGCAAGGTTGCACCGGACAGTCTCGTAGCCGACAAGCCTGTTACACTGATTTTGTGA
- a CDS encoding type II toxin-antitoxin system HipA family toxin, giving the protein MTSVEVKLWGTTVGALYQKEGDEFASFEYAPDFTRSGIEPAPATMPVRGGTIYRFPDLSPATFRRLPGLFADSVPDKFGNKIIDQWLVQNGRDPKSFTALERLCYTGSRGMGALEFYPVMGPDPVKSEPLEIERLRTLAANILDQRKKVKVRLREKDAFEQIVRVGTSAGGARAKVLIAYDDSTGTVLSGQVRAPEGYGYWLLKFDDIENNRDKENADPAGFGALEYTYSQIAKEAGIQMMECRLLEDGDHRHFMTRRFDRTENGGKLHYQSLTAIAHYDFNIAGAYSYEQAFAIARQIGLSTADIEQMYRRAVFNICARNQDDHTKNIGFLMNKRGNWSLAPAFDVTYAYNPAGRWTGTHQMTFNGKREKFTFDDFKAVAKSAGLVQGRYKRILEQVQDALADFKKRSKSNDVPKKLVQEVAKNLIKF; this is encoded by the coding sequence ATGACCTCCGTCGAGGTTAAGCTCTGGGGAACGACCGTCGGGGCGCTCTACCAAAAAGAGGGAGACGAATTCGCCTCTTTCGAATATGCTCCGGACTTCACACGCAGCGGCATAGAACCGGCGCCGGCCACCATGCCCGTACGCGGTGGCACCATCTACCGCTTTCCGGACCTTTCTCCCGCCACTTTCCGCAGGCTGCCGGGACTATTCGCCGATTCCGTTCCCGACAAGTTCGGCAACAAGATTATCGACCAGTGGCTTGTCCAGAACGGCAGGGACCCTAAGAGCTTTACCGCACTCGAACGGCTCTGCTACACCGGCTCGCGCGGCATGGGTGCACTCGAGTTCTACCCCGTCATGGGTCCCGACCCCGTCAAGAGCGAACCCCTCGAAATTGAAAGACTTCGCACCCTTGCGGCAAACATCTTGGACCAACGCAAAAAAGTAAAGGTCAGGCTCCGCGAGAAAGACGCGTTCGAACAGATTGTCCGTGTCGGGACATCTGCCGGAGGCGCCCGCGCAAAGGTTCTCATCGCTTATGACGATTCTACAGGAACCGTGCTCTCGGGGCAAGTCCGCGCCCCCGAAGGATACGGCTACTGGCTTCTAAAATTCGACGACATCGAGAACAACCGCGACAAGGAAAACGCCGACCCGGCAGGTTTCGGGGCGCTTGAATACACCTACAGCCAAATCGCAAAAGAAGCGGGAATCCAGATGATGGAATGCCGCCTGCTGGAAGACGGCGACCATAGGCATTTCATGACGCGCCGCTTCGACCGCACCGAAAACGGCGGCAAACTGCACTACCAGTCGCTTACGGCCATCGCGCACTACGACTTCAACATTGCAGGGGCGTACAGTTACGAACAGGCCTTCGCCATCGCAAGGCAAATCGGGCTTTCCACCGCCGACATCGAACAGATGTACCGCAGGGCCGTATTCAACATATGTGCGAGGAATCAAGACGACCATACGAAAAACATCGGCTTCTTGATGAACAAGCGTGGCAACTGGTCGCTCGCCCCCGCCTTCGATGTCACCTACGCCTACAACCCCGCCGGTCGCTGGACCGGAACGCACCAGATGACCTTCAACGGCAAACGCGAAAAATTCACCTTCGACGACTTCAAGGCAGTGGCAAAAAGCGCGGGCCTCGTACAGGGGCGCTACAAGCGAATCCTCGAGCAGGTGCAAGACGCCCTCGCAGACTTCAAGAAACGCTCCAAGTCAAACGACGTCCCCAAGAAACTCGTTCAGGAAGTTGCGAAAAATTTAATTAAATTTTAA
- a CDS encoding helix-turn-helix domain-containing protein: protein MYRTTPLTEQIALKELGERIRAHRIALDLSREALAEKAGIGKNTLVRLEMGQSVSLSHLVKVLLQFGFAESLVNTVPDYSRSPMMLLRESQKLPQRKRAGRKKKAAANAPWVWGEDK from the coding sequence ATGTACAGGACAACACCGCTTACAGAACAAATCGCTCTCAAGGAGCTTGGCGAACGCATCCGTGCGCACCGCATCGCCCTGGACCTCTCGCGCGAAGCCCTCGCCGAAAAGGCGGGCATCGGCAAAAATACATTGGTGCGACTCGAAATGGGCCAGAGCGTAAGCCTCTCGCACCTTGTCAAGGTACTGTTGCAATTTGGATTTGCAGAATCGCTTGTCAACACTGTTCCCGACTACAGCCGTAGCCCCATGATGCTCCTCCGCGAATCGCAAAAGCTGCCCCAGCGCAAACGTGCCGGTCGCAAGAAGAAGGCTGCCGCCAATGCGCCCTGGGTATGGGGAGAGGACAAATGA
- a CDS encoding 1-deoxy-D-xylulose-5-phosphate synthase → MLIEKIVSPADVKKMDMESLKALAAEIRTALLNKISKCGGHLAPNLGFVEPTIALHYVFESPKDKIVYDVSHQSYTHKILTGRAEAFLNPDKYWSVTGYTEPCESEHDQFMIGHTSTSVSLALGLATARDIKGEKGNVIAVIGDGSLSGGEAFEGLDNAGEYATNFIVVVNDNEMSIAENHGGLYGSLAELRATQGKSENNYFKSLGFDYLYVEQGNDIESLIAAFKQVKDSTKPVVVHIHTLKGKGYSFAENAKEGFHWAAPFDIPTGIVNWGSGESYGAILGDYLMKKIKADPKVVVIHSAVPAGIGFFADRRKEAGKQFIDVGIAEEHAVALASGLAKGGAKPIYSTHSTFIQRTYDQLSQDLCANNNPATLLITMSGADGMNDTTHLCIFDIPMMSNIPNLVYLCPTCVEEAIAMMDYAIDQTEHPMAIRIPNGVAHRNVPFDKDYSKLNTYKVDKRGSKVALIGLGSYYALAEETAAELAKQGIDATIINPRFATGIDCEVLEGLRADHQVVVTLENGVVDGGFGEKIARFYGNSDMRVLVKGLKKEFYDKVSYGELMERNRLTPKQIAEDILNRP, encoded by the coding sequence ATGCTGATAGAAAAGATTGTATCCCCGGCAGATGTGAAGAAGATGGACATGGAAAGCCTCAAGGCGCTCGCGGCAGAAATTCGCACGGCGCTTTTGAACAAGATTTCAAAATGCGGCGGGCACTTGGCGCCAAACCTCGGATTCGTGGAGCCGACCATCGCATTGCATTACGTTTTTGAATCGCCCAAGGACAAGATTGTCTACGACGTTAGCCACCAGAGTTACACCCACAAAATTTTGACAGGCCGCGCCGAAGCTTTCCTCAATCCGGACAAGTACTGGAGCGTCACGGGATATACCGAACCCTGCGAAAGCGAACACGACCAGTTCATGATTGGTCACACCTCGACTTCCGTGAGCCTTGCACTTGGGCTTGCAACCGCACGCGATATCAAGGGCGAAAAGGGCAACGTGATTGCAGTAATCGGCGACGGTTCCCTGAGCGGCGGCGAAGCATTCGAAGGCCTCGACAACGCCGGCGAATATGCGACGAACTTTATCGTGGTGGTGAACGATAACGAAATGTCCATCGCCGAAAACCACGGCGGACTTTACGGGAGCCTCGCAGAACTCCGCGCCACGCAGGGCAAGAGCGAAAACAATTACTTCAAGAGCCTCGGCTTTGACTACCTGTATGTAGAACAAGGTAACGATATCGAATCGCTCATCGCCGCGTTCAAGCAGGTGAAGGATTCTACAAAGCCCGTGGTGGTGCACATTCACACGCTCAAGGGCAAGGGCTACAGCTTCGCCGAAAACGCGAAGGAAGGCTTCCACTGGGCAGCCCCCTTTGACATTCCGACCGGCATCGTGAACTGGGGTAGCGGCGAATCTTACGGCGCAATCCTCGGCGACTACCTGATGAAAAAAATCAAGGCGGACCCGAAGGTTGTCGTGATTCATTCCGCAGTACCCGCAGGCATCGGCTTCTTTGCCGACCGCCGTAAAGAAGCAGGCAAGCAATTCATTGATGTGGGCATCGCCGAAGAGCACGCCGTCGCACTCGCCTCGGGCCTTGCCAAGGGTGGTGCGAAGCCGATTTACAGCACACACAGCACGTTCATCCAGCGCACCTACGACCAGCTTTCGCAGGACCTGTGCGCAAACAACAACCCGGCCACATTGCTCATTACCATGTCGGGCGCCGATGGCATGAACGACACCACGCACCTCTGCATTTTCGACATCCCGATGATGAGCAACATCCCGAACCTAGTGTACCTTTGCCCCACCTGCGTAGAAGAGGCCATCGCCATGATGGATTACGCGATTGACCAGACAGAACACCCGATGGCCATCCGCATACCGAACGGGGTTGCACATAGGAATGTCCCATTCGATAAGGACTATTCCAAGTTGAATACGTACAAAGTAGATAAGCGGGGAAGCAAGGTGGCGCTCATCGGTCTCGGCAGCTACTACGCCCTTGCCGAAGAAACCGCCGCGGAACTTGCAAAGCAGGGAATCGACGCCACCATCATCAACCCGCGATTTGCGACAGGCATCGACTGCGAAGTGTTGGAAGGCCTGCGTGCCGACCACCAGGTAGTTGTGACGCTCGAAAACGGCGTGGTCGACGGAGGCTTCGGCGAAAAGATTGCACGCTTCTACGGCAACAGCGACATGCGCGTTCTGGTAAAGGGCCTCAAGAAGGAATTCTACGACAAGGTGTCCTACGGCGAACTTATGGAACGTAACCGCCTCACGCCCAAGCAGATTGCGGAAGATATTTTAAATAGACCCTAA
- a CDS encoding anaerobic C4-dicarboxylate transporter, translating into MTLMIIQLLIVLLALYVGSRYGSLALGAISGIGLAILVLGFGLQPGKPPTDVIYIIIAAVTCAGILQASGGMDWLIQIAERLLRKHPNHITILAPLCTFFLTVLVGTGHVVYTLMPIICDISLKKGIRPERPCGVASVASQVGITCSPIAAAVASFVIISNANGFNINNLQVIAITIPACLCGLMAAAAVSYKRGLDLDKDPAFQARLKDPQMKEYMYGNTASVLDKEVSKEAKRAVFIFLGALAVIVFFSIMQIAGHDIRPKFPTGKVIDGVAQMKPLAMNIIIQIVMITAAAFMVICCKANSKKAVAGAVWQSGMVAVVAIYGIAWLADTYFANYMDVMQSGLKDIVQHYPWAIAFAFFAVSVLINSQGAVVVAMLPLAYSLGIEGPVLLGVLPSVYGYFFIPNYPSDIATVNFDRSGTTVIGKYLLNHSFMRPGMVSVIVSTIVGTILVKIFY; encoded by the coding sequence ATGACCCTCATGATTATCCAGCTCTTGATTGTACTATTGGCACTTTACGTGGGCTCGCGTTACGGGAGCCTCGCCCTTGGCGCGATTTCGGGAATCGGTCTTGCGATTCTCGTGCTCGGCTTCGGCCTGCAGCCCGGCAAACCGCCTACCGATGTCATTTACATCATCATCGCGGCGGTGACCTGCGCAGGCATTCTGCAGGCATCGGGCGGCATGGATTGGCTGATCCAGATTGCGGAGCGCCTGTTGCGCAAGCATCCGAACCACATCACGATTTTGGCTCCGCTCTGCACGTTCTTCCTCACGGTTCTCGTGGGCACCGGCCACGTGGTTTACACCCTTATGCCGATTATCTGCGACATCTCGCTCAAGAAGGGCATCCGCCCGGAACGCCCCTGCGGCGTGGCCTCCGTCGCATCACAGGTGGGCATTACCTGCTCGCCCATTGCAGCAGCCGTCGCCTCGTTCGTGATTATCTCAAACGCAAACGGGTTCAACATCAACAACCTGCAGGTCATCGCGATTACGATTCCCGCGTGCCTTTGCGGCCTCATGGCCGCGGCAGCCGTCTCGTACAAGCGCGGGCTCGACCTCGACAAGGACCCGGCATTCCAGGCCCGCCTCAAGGACCCGCAGATGAAGGAATACATGTACGGGAATACCGCTTCCGTGCTCGACAAGGAAGTCTCCAAGGAAGCGAAGCGCGCCGTGTTCATTTTCCTCGGTGCTCTCGCCGTCATCGTATTCTTCTCCATTATGCAGATTGCGGGCCACGACATTCGCCCCAAGTTCCCTACAGGTAAAGTAATTGACGGCGTGGCGCAAATGAAGCCGCTCGCCATGAACATCATCATCCAGATTGTAATGATAACGGCCGCGGCGTTCATGGTTATCTGCTGCAAGGCGAATTCCAAGAAGGCCGTGGCGGGCGCCGTGTGGCAGAGCGGCATGGTCGCCGTCGTCGCCATTTACGGAATCGCCTGGCTCGCCGACACCTACTTCGCGAACTACATGGACGTGATGCAGAGCGGTCTCAAGGACATCGTGCAACATTACCCATGGGCAATCGCGTTTGCGTTCTTCGCGGTGAGTGTGCTCATCAACTCGCAGGGCGCGGTGGTGGTTGCCATGCTCCCGCTCGCCTATAGCCTCGGCATCGAAGGCCCTGTGCTCCTGGGCGTGCTCCCGAGCGTGTACGGGTATTTCTTTATCCCGAACTACCCCTCGGACATTGCGACCGTGAACTTCGACCGCTCGGGCACAACCGTCATCGGCAAGTACCTATTGAACCACAGTTTCATGCGCCCAGGCATGGTGAGCGTTATCGTCTCAACTATCGTCGGAACAATCCTGGTGAAGATTTTCTACTAG
- the rbr gene encoding rubrerythrin, whose amino-acid sequence MANKYAGTQTEKNLQAAFAGESQARNKYTYFASCAKKEGYEQIAELFLKTADNEKEHAKLWFKELDGIGDTAANLKEAAEGENYEWTDMYEGFAKTAEEEGFKALANKFRMVAAIEKRHEERYRALLKNVETAAVFEKSEVKVWECRNCGHIVVGTKAPAACPVCAHPQSFFEVTAENY is encoded by the coding sequence ATGGCAAACAAGTATGCCGGAACCCAGACCGAAAAGAACCTTCAGGCCGCCTTCGCAGGCGAATCCCAGGCTCGCAACAAGTACACCTACTTTGCAAGCTGCGCCAAGAAAGAAGGTTACGAACAGATCGCTGAACTGTTCCTGAAAACCGCAGACAACGAAAAGGAACACGCCAAGCTTTGGTTCAAGGAATTGGACGGTATCGGAGACACCGCCGCGAATTTGAAGGAAGCCGCCGAAGGCGAAAACTACGAATGGACCGACATGTACGAAGGTTTCGCGAAGACTGCCGAAGAAGAAGGCTTCAAGGCTCTCGCCAACAAGTTCCGCATGGTCGCCGCAATCGAAAAGCGCCACGAAGAACGCTACCGCGCACTCCTCAAGAACGTGGAAACTGCAGCCGTGTTCGAAAAGAGCGAAGTCAAGGTGTGGGAATGCCGCAACTGCGGTCACATTGTCGTTGGCACCAAGGCTCCGGCCGCATGCCCCGTATGCGCCCACCCGCAGTCCTTCTTCGAAGTCACTGCTGAAAATTACTAG